DNA from Danio aesculapii chromosome 10, fDanAes4.1, whole genome shotgun sequence:
GTTAAATGCTGCAGTAGTTATGGTTTCGGTTGTtcaattaaagtgacattcaTGTCAATGTACAGTTTAGCAAGAAGTAGCATTACATGTTTTTTAAGCAAGTTAAATAACGTTAAATATTCCACCTATTTTTTCGGATTTGTCCATAGCTCAGTCCGGATGATCTCAACACTCTGTCCAGAGTCTCAGAGAAGTTTAATTTACTTATATTCTCTTTTTAGTAGTTGAAGATTCAGTTGTTCAAATAAAGTGACATTCAAGCCAGTTTAGCAAGTAGTAGCATTACCGTTACATGTTTCTGCGTAAAAATAAACATGCCACCTACTTTTTCGGATTTGTCCATATCTCAGTCCGGAGGATCTCAACACTTTGTCCAGAATCTCAGAGAAGTTCTCCGTGAAAAAGTCTCCTGAAACAGCTTCTGAGTTTAGACAGCAAGGTAACCTCAGCTTCAAAGTCAAGGATTACACCGCCGCAGCGCTTCATTACTCCAAGGTAAGAAAAAACGGCATATCTACTTCGTATTATGTCCGTATTTATTATAGACAGAGTTATTTTTTCCATCTTATTTATTTAAGCATGGTTAAAATCACGTTACTCCTGCTTGAAATGCATTTCCCGCAAAGTTTGCTAGCACGTTTTGCTCTGTCGTTAATTAATTGTAATGGCACCTATTATCAATTTATCGTCATAGCAACAGTTTATCAACTAATGGCGTGAGTTTGGGGCCTGAGGTTTGAGTGCATTCAGACTTTTGTTTAtcgggatggttcacccaaagctgaatattctgtcattatttactcacatttaacttgttccaaacatgtctGGCTTACTaatttctgttggacacaaaatagtatatttagaagaaagctggaaacctgattaagtacacatgaaatcgaaactaaccatagatatatacactagatatcgcatacgaactctgagcatgcgtcaatagcgccgccacatgaGTACAGTGCTCCCATGACAAATGTcgttcaactgcactagtcaagattAAAGCCAGTGTGAAGATGCTGGGCTTTAGCGCTGCGTACGGGTATAGTaacaagaaaacaaagcacaaaggcagaattTTTtgtaggtaagatttcgttttttacgtttttgtatgttatgaactattgtgctaaacaagtattgatgataatgagcaattccatgcaaatgtcaaccttgccatgaaagaaATTTAGTTTTCACCAAAAATACAGTAActgtttctatgttttttttttgtgcaaaaaaaGTATTGTACAGTACTGCAGAAATActcaaaatgtctctgtcaactATTGTACTTGATTTGccaagtcacacaagtggcaatttcacatctgtcacatccataacggagagatgtcacatccataacaacactttttcctcattaatgcaaaaatgtcaaataaaataaaattaataatttttgttctatagagagccgactattatccttttgattagcattatttattttgggttgcgcagttttaattcacagaatttctacaaagtatattgtatactgtaaaccCGCAAACTTTTTTGTCCCATCCAtaaagcatgtttattttcctcatttaaagtacaaaacatgtttacagattgatatttttctgatcccttaaccctgtggttagttgttctggaaaatatgaacagatgtttcaatataatgttaacatagactttgtgtatttatgttttgagtttttactgcaaatgtcacatccataacgctagAATTGCTCTAATACTGTGTCTTACTGCACTGAcaataaggcaaagtagcaccaactcacactaaatatGATATGACATGGCTAAAAactggtcataaacaaatattttctcaattcaaatgaatacgtcacaacttaacaagcggattcccgatctttctgaattaaatgtctactttactacatccaatcagctttcagtagaaaaaaaaacagccacacccacttttttttctcatttaatattctgcttctctaggaactgcgtcacaatacggaaaaatggttgcagcttctggttcatacAGACTTTaacattaacttccatagtatttgtttttcctgctatggaagtttATGGTTAACGTTATTTAGCTTCtccaaaatgtattcttttgtgttcaacagaataaagaaactcagaaaCTTAAGGGTgtgtaaatcttcatttttgggcgaATGATCTCTTTAAGTCTAGCAAGTCTAAAGTTAAGTAGTCTGAAGCAGCGGTCACACGGCACTTTTCgccccccatagacttccattcatacgcacccGAATGCGACAGACTGGAAATGctagctcgtgcgacaagtttttcAGTTCGCTGTGTTtacaatcaaagatcaaaacatgacctctctggacagaaatgtaaaatatgagccgctcactttttaaaatgtctaataatcttgtttaatcctgccccttttcgcagcgccctACAACAGAAATGTGCaggctcaaactctagtgtgaccgagGCATGACTTTTATTAGACTATGTTTTAACCAGTATGATATTTgatgaatattaaaataagaaacaATCCATGTTTTTGAATCCAATGAGATGAAAGCAATACTGCAGACATATTGTCAATAAAATGAACCAATGTAGTTCAATAAACTATGATTTTTGAGTTACACTGTTAACAAGTTAGATTTCGAATAACAGTAGGTTGGTAAGCatggtcaaagtccctttaaggcaagtcatttcactcggcagccatctttgaaacgcctctcagacagtatgctcgggcattctgtttgaatggggaaacatcaatttGCTTGCTAGGCTTACGATTAAGATTCATATTCAGAATCACCAATAAATTTAAACAACGACCGtccctttagtttaatttctaaacctctgttccaagcccctcccccagagtatcgtcagtctatagcgattgatgattggctcctgtactagaaggtaggcttttttcaccatatatcgatcaatgattggctcctgtacttgtgggcggggctttattcaccatgttgacagttacacttttccctattcaaaaaaaaaaacagtgacaagtcttgtgtattctatagtccttGGCACGGtataatctgtttttaatgtttcagGGTGTTTGCCATGCTGACAAGAATACAGATGAGCTCTCCTTGTGCTATGCTAACCGTTCTGCTGCCCTATTTTACCAAGGCCGTTACCAAGTGAGAATCTGTTTCATGCCCTATACAAAATGATCAATATTTTTTGAAGCATGCAACACACATCTGACACATTTTAATGagtatttctttattttaggCATGTCTTGAGGACATCAAGCGATCTATGGAGGCCGGTTACCCAAGCCACCTGCAGGACAAACTACAAACTAGACAAGCCGCCTGCCAGAATCAGCTGAGAAAAGCTGAAAAACCCAACAAACCATCTACAGATCATCAATTATCACCATGCCAGAAAACTATAAACTCTACTGCTCATCTTTTAGATGGTGTATCTGTTTATTTCAGCTCTGACAAAGGTCGCCACATATTAATCATGGAGAATAAATCAGCTGGAGAAGTTGTGCTGGAGGATGAAGCGTACTGTTCTGTGCTAATACCAACTAGCACATTCAATACAGGAACCAATAAGGCAGGAAAGACATTTGGTACTGAAGATCGACACTGTCACCACTGCCTCAGCCAATCACTGAGCTTTGTGCCCTGTCCAAATTGTAGTTACGCTCGATATTGTGGAGAGAGCTGTCGAAAAGAAGCATGGGATCAATGGCACCAATGGGAGTGTCCAGTTGGAGCTGATCTGCTGGCCATTGGGGTTTTGGGCCATTTAGCAATAAGAGTGGTTCTTAAAGCAGGACAAAATGAAGTTCAAATGGTGAATAAAAACTCAGAAGAGCATGTGACCACTTATAAAAATGATTCACCAGTCCAGTTGAGTCTCAGAGGGGACTGTAGAAAAAGTTTAGACCATACAGACTGTTTTCATGGCAGCTCATACATGGGCATCTACAGCCTTTTACCACATGTGGCACAACACTCACCTGCTTCACGCTTCTTATTGGCCATCACCATGGCTGTGATTTACAAGAAGCTCCAAGGTGAACCCCCACCAAGCATGTGGACATCTTTCAAGGACGAAGGAGTTAAAGCAAGCTGGCAGCCTGAGATGAGCATGCTGGGAGCCACAGCTCTGAGGCATGTGATGCAGCTTCGATGTAATGCTCAAGCAATCACTGCTGTTAGGGTCAAAGGTACGACTGGACTTTCATttgaaacttcattcattcattcattcattttcttttcacttagtccctttattaatctggggtcgccacagtggaatgaaccgccaacttgtccagcatatgttttacgcagcggatgcccttccagctgcaacccatcactgggaaacacccataaacacttattcacacacgtacactacggacaatttagcttccacctacagcgcatgtctttggatttgtggggaaaccggagcacccggaggacacccacatgaacacggggagaacatgcaaactccatacagtattgccaactgacccagccgaggctcgaaccagtgaccttcttgctgtgaggcgactatgctacccactgcaccaccatgacaccctCATTCgaaactttaaaaatgttaaattttactgTTTCTCCATcaacttttgtttatttgttattatttttatatttgccaGCATTTTTCATGATTTTCACCTAAATTTGACAGCTTGCAGAATAATATACAGTATGACCATAATATCAGGGTGTCCCCAGGgtcttaaaacatcttaaattttaaaaacagaattttaggccttaaaaagtcttaatttcaCAGAATAATTGACtggtaggtcttaaatcattttaagccaGTCTTAATTTTACTATGCCCATGTAAAGCTTCTCAATCAGGCAAAAATTCATCaaatcaccaacaatctatcTCAATAAAACAAAGTtatatttataactaatattataatagCTAATATAAAACTAagctaatttaataaaaattaatctgaaagttctccatgtatttatagaCCATATTGGTGGAAGATGCTGACCTAGATAGACTGTTgcatgtgcatacatttagtttattgtagtttttaaagAGCTTAGTagtgttgaaaaaaattactATGTATTCAACTAGGGgttgtttgcttgtttgacaGATTATGTAAAATAGTGACCAAGGAATACCTATTTTTTTAaggacaagtaaaaaaaaattccactagaccaactgggccattagaaaaaaaaattgcatatagacctgtataagtctaaaatatcattcataatggtcttaataaGTTCCTAAACAGTCTTAAATTTTACTTGGTGAAACCtgtagaaataaatatgaatatataaaaataatcaaaacattcATGTTTTATTAGTACTTGAATGCAGATAAGATTTTGACAAAATTTTGACAACAAAAAGAGACATTTTTCCCCCAAATTCGTCTATTTTCGAGATATGTAGTATATCACACACACTGCACAATATAGAAAAAAagaactgacattgcaatatttgtttttcttcaatATAATTtgactctatttggaaataattcataattttacagaAATTGAGATGATTTTGGTGTCCATCTgcattaaatatacaaaaatatactaaataaaataaatgtaaaataaattaaaacagtggctcagtgggttagcactgtcaccttataGCACGAAGGTCGCAGGTTTAAGTCCCAGTtggccagtcggcatttctgtgtggagtttgcatgttctacctgtgatcgcgtgggtttcctctgggtgctccgatttcccccacaggtccaaagacatgcgctataggtgaattggattagctaaattggctgtagagtatgagtgtgtgtgaatgagtgtactgtatatgcatgattcccagtactgggttgcagctggaagggcatccactgtggaaaacgtattctggataagttggcggttgacccctgatgaataaagggactaaggcgaaggaaaatgaatgaatgaataaatgaaaacaatacaacgaagataaaaatgaaacaaacatcgCTTCATGGAATCGTtgcagtctaacagtattgaggtacagaaattcaataataatatgtACAATAACACTGCATcatctttattgtataaataaccccaattaatctttgttaaagtggaAATCTTTATCATTTCTTGTGTCCAAATGATTTAAATTTGCTTGAAATTGTACAGTCAGAGGCCTTTAAAACCCATCCAAATAAAGAGCTTTCACACTACTAGATTATAGCTATTACACATTGCAATAACTCCACAAATCATGTGTTCTGAACTCTGgttcctggttaattataatcccaacttgacattacagatcctgcgatgtgacttttgcagattcgcacattgcagtatcgatgctgaaactaaattgttcagccctaatacacacacatattattttgTTCAGAGTGACAGGGCTGGATTATTTCACTGTGGCCATGATAatgtagggattaagccaaaagaaAGTTGTAAAGCTTAATTTTTTACAAGTGATGCAGTGTACATTTTCTCTGATCGCCTTGTATTTTACTTCGGAGACCCAGGATAGCCAGAAGTCCTTTAACTCATTCGGGACATAGGGCTAGGGCTTCCCTTACCGTAATACATTGAAAATACAGATTGTCGTTAAAAAAACCCAATGGTAGAGGGAAGCATTGTCTTTTAATTGACAAGATAATCAATAGTGGGGAAAGAGctaatatatttgattattattatttttttttttctcatttcttgCAGAAGAAAGTGGCATTGCTGTTCAGTCCAGTAGTGAAATCCGTATTGCCACAGCTATATTCCCTGTGCTCAGCCTGCTTAACCACTCCTGCATTCCAAACACAAGCATCTCCTTCACTACAGGATTTAAGCCTGACCCACATAATCAGTTGGGCTGTTCTGAAGGTCACTTTGACCATCCCAAGGGCTCTCGGTCCGGTGTGACGGTCACTGTACGTGCTTCAAAAGACCTCACTGCAGGACAGGAGATTCTGCACTGTTATGGTATTGTGTGATCCTGTAAATTCTGTTTTAGTTTTGTTGGAGGCTCGTGCAGCTTTGCTTTCATAGTTTGATTATTTTTTCACAGGCCCTCATTGTAGCAGGATGGAGGTGAAGGAGCGTCAGCGCCTCCTGCTGGAGCAGTACTTTTTCCACTGTGTATGTCAGGCTTGTCAGCGAGACCGGTCAGAAGATAGCCTGAATGCAAAAGAACACACAGCATCAGGGCTGAAGTGTGTGAAATGTGGAAAACCTCTTCAGGTAAAGATTTTCAGAAAGGTCTAACTGGT
Protein-coding regions in this window:
- the smyd4 gene encoding SET and MYND domain-containing protein 4 encodes the protein MDLPCQDWVRHVEQKWAELRSEETERFCLLTDINAIFNYGLSLICPEDLNTLSRISEKFSVKKSPETASEFRQQGNLSFKVKDYTAAALHYSKGVCHADKNTDELSLCYANRSAALFYQGRYQACLEDIKRSMEAGYPSHLQDKLQTRQAACQNQLRKAEKPNKPSTDHQLSPCQKTINSTAHLLDGVSVYFSSDKGRHILIMENKSAGEVVLEDEAYCSVLIPTSTFNTGTNKAGKTFGTEDRHCHHCLSQSLSFVPCPNCSYARYCGESCRKEAWDQWHQWECPVGADLLAIGVLGHLAIRVVLKAGQNEVQMVNKNSEEHVTTYKNDSPVQLSLRGDCRKSLDHTDCFHGSSYMGIYSLLPHVAQHSPASRFLLAITMAVIYKKLQGEPPPSMWTSFKDEGVKASWQPEMSMLGATALRHVMQLRCNAQAITAVRVKEESGIAVQSSSEIRIATAIFPVLSLLNHSCIPNTSISFTTGFKPDPHNQLGCSEGHFDHPKGSRSGVTVTVRASKDLTAGQEILHCYGPHCSRMEVKERQRLLLEQYFFHCVCQACQRDRSEDSLNAKEHTASGLKCVKCGKPLQSRMDEYTCSRSSCGHQISSADVQNRLQGFQLLLDEAVHLMEHDRLNEALHILQSAFSQASSILTETHPLQGELADALARLYASTGEWSLAASHLKRSIVAIQAQFGEDSIELGRQLFKLAQLHFNGREGVAALSVISRARRLLSLHCGPHCEDLQELSEMEYCLRGLL